In the genome of Phlebotomus papatasi isolate M1 chromosome 2, Ppap_2.1, whole genome shotgun sequence, one region contains:
- the LOC129800264 gene encoding pickpocket protein 11 has translation MVKRFFHKFQYFIVNFLRETSIHGFVHVVSIGVHLIERILWIFCVIMAFYSTSSLSQRIWKRYQESPTVISMDRNMFFWNTSFPAATICPHRQLDDQKLINYLNANPQKFPTEDDRTEFTEFIWKLSRATFENFEDLPMNRTFDIPSSDYMELIWNLSWPFNPEVSSGVRVNLYLVETITELGICYAINSRVAAYNSFQYRKANSWHLIPSSTTVTVHPLDGEIYAQIINLSTAYEVYFHGSMEIPDISKRRYFFDDSVYATVEMVALEIHTTADARDLSVSQRRCRFMEEAESLQYSPAYSLNFCRIECRIRLSLEICHCIPHFYRSRTKNGHQHPVCDFDGMKCLAGIKDEIISLHSDKMKIKCKCEENCDNSDFFVQSSKSRMWFLGANLQWGISDYPKMQLIRDVLFRFTDLLVYIGGTAGLFLGCSLLSFTEFIYFFSWRLGKFILARNWRDFRL, from the exons GATACTATGGATATTCTGCGTCATTATGGCATTTTACAGTACTTCTTCACTAAGTCAGAGGATCTGGAAGCGCTACCAGGAATCTCCAACTGTGATTTCTATGGATAGGAATATGTTCTTCTGGAATACATCATTTCCTGCGGCAACTATATGTCCTCATCGTCAGTTGGATGATCAGAAGCTTATTAATTATCTCAATGCAAATCCTCAAAAGTTCCCCACAGAAGATGATCGGACAGAATTCACAGAGTTCATCTGGAAACTGTCTCGAGCAACTTTTGAGAATTTTGAGGATCTGCCAATGAATAGAACATTCGATATCCCTAGCAGTGACTACATGGAACTCATCTGGAATCTGTCTTGGCCTTTCAATCCAGAAGTCAGCAGTGGAGTACGCGTAAATTTATACCTAGTTGAAACAATCACAGAACTAGGGATTTGCTATGCTATCAATTCCCGAGTTGCAGCCTACAATTCATTTCA GTACCGGAAAGCAAATAGCTGGCATCTCATTCCGTCCAGCACTACAGTCACGGTTCATCCACTGGATGGAGAAATTTATGCACAAATAATCAACTTGTCAACGGCATACGAG GTATATTTTCATGGTTCAATGGAGATTCCTGATATTTCAAAGCGTCGCTACTTCTTTGACGATTCCGTGTATGCTACAGTTGAGATGGTGGCATTGGAAATTCATACCACAGCTGATGCCAGAGATCTATCCGTTTCCCAGCGACGATGTCGTTTTATGGAAGAGGCAGAAAGCCTTCAGTACAGTCCTGCATACAGCTTAAACTTCTGCCGTATTGAGTGTCGCATCCGATTGTCCCTGGAAATTTGTCATTGCATTCCACACTTCTATAGAAGTCGCACCAAGAATGGTCACCAGCATCCTGTTTGTGACTTCGACGGAATGAAATGCCTGGCGGGGATTAAAG ATGAAATCATTTCGCTGCATTCAGACAAAATGAAAATCAAATGCAAATGCGAGGAGAATTGCGATAATTCCGACTTTTTTGTTCAGTCCTCA AAATCCCGGATGTGGTTTTTGGGTGCCAATCTCCAGTGGGGCATCAGTGATTATCCCAAAATGCAGCTGATCCGCGACGTCCTGTTTCGCTTTACGGATTTACTGG TTTATATCGGGGGCACTGCTGGACTCTTTCTCGGATGCAGTTTGCTCAGCTTCACCGAATTCATCTACTTCTTCTCCTGGCGACTTGGAAAATTCATCCTGGCTCGCAATTGGAGGGATTTCCGGCTCTAG